AGCCACAAACTGGCGCTGCACCAGGTCGGCAGGCCGATCCGCTCCGGTATCCGCGATCGTCGTCTTGCAGCCTTTGCCGCGCCTGGCGCCCTCCAGCCCTAACCGCTTCATCAGCCGTTCCACCGTGCAGCGGGCGACCTCGATATCCTCGCGGTTTAGCTGCTTCCATACTTTATGCGCGCCGTAGACCTGGAAGTTCTCCTCCCAGACCCGCTTCACTTCCGAGCACAGGGCGTCGTCCCGTTTGGCGCGGCTTGAGCGCCTCTGCGGGTGATTACGTTTGTCCTTGTGGTCGTAAAAGGTGGACGGGGCAATCGGCAGCTGACTGCAGATCGGCTCGACCCCGTAACTATCCCGGTGCTCATCGATAAACGACACCATCACTTCGGTCGGCGGTCGAGCTCCGCCTGGGCAAAATAAGCAGATGCCTTGCGAAGGATCTCATTGGCCCGGCGAAGTTCGCGGACCTCCTTCTCCAGGTCCTTGAGGCGCTGGCGCTCATCGCTGGTAACGCCGTCTCGAATCCCAAGGTCTTTCTCGGCTTGCCTTACCCACTGCCTCAGAGTCTCAGGTGTACAGCCCAGTTTGACCGAGATGGCTGTCATCGCCGCCCACTCCGAGTCATACTCCAATTTGTGGTCCAGCAGCATGCGGACCGCCCGTTCCCGGAATTCCGGGGAATAGCGTTTTGATTTGTTCATAGCTCCATCCTCTCAAGTTATGGAGCCTCCGACAAACCCGGGGCGATTCATAGTCCTCGAATTCAACCAATAGGCCCCAGCCTTCGCTTAGTTTGTCGCGTGATCGCGCCAAGACTTTTAGCGGCCCGCCTACAAACTGGTATTTCTCATACTTC
This is a stretch of genomic DNA from Rhodothermales bacterium. It encodes these proteins:
- a CDS encoding IS3 family transposase — encoded protein: MVSFIDEHRDSYGVEPICSQLPIAPSTFYDHKDKRNHPQRRSSRAKRDDALCSEVKRVWEENFQVYGAHKVWKQLNREDIEVARCTVERLMKRLGLEGARRGKGCKTTIADTGADRPADLVQRQFVA